Proteins encoded in a region of the Dehalococcoidia bacterium genome:
- a CDS encoding nitroreductase family deazaflavin-dependent oxidoreductase, with protein MTTQQDRDAQIIAEFRANGGRVGGRFADRPLLLLHTIGAKSGIERTTPVACLPDGDRWLIFASKAGAPVSPGWYHNLVAHPDVTIEVGTATIPARAVVLTGEERDRLYAKQAALVPVFAEYQAKTTRRIPVVALHRRDG; from the coding sequence ATGACGACACAGCAGGACCGGGACGCGCAGATCATCGCGGAGTTCCGCGCCAACGGTGGGCGCGTGGGCGGCAGGTTCGCGGATCGGCCGCTGCTGCTGCTGCACACGATCGGTGCGAAAAGCGGCATCGAACGCACGACGCCGGTCGCCTGCCTGCCGGACGGCGATCGCTGGCTGATCTTCGCCTCGAAGGCCGGCGCGCCGGTGAGTCCCGGCTGGTATCACAACCTGGTCGCGCACCCCGACGTCACGATCGAGGTCGGCACAGCGACGATCCCGGCGCGGGCCGTTGTCCTGACCGGCGAGGAGCGCGACCGGCTCTATGCGAAGCAGGCGGCGCTGGTCCCCGTCTTCGCGGAGTACCAGGCGAAGACCACGCGGCGCATCCCGGTCGTAGCCTTGCATCGGCGCGACGGCTGA